One Campylobacter concisus DNA segment encodes these proteins:
- a CDS encoding EAL domain-containing protein encodes MPGDESQKKHFSMVKTVTLVVVLLFAFFLTENLTIYSYKYNNALSTNNFDLKKKTEYLTHQYVNYLKNISKFNIIDFQNYITDNAVGDVFLLKENGKNGFKIEASSDKSLVNKDYEDKSCGDIYSHDFQKDYFWAEILPENSAKVCMFVAVNDYILGFKAHIDQRITGTSDPFYFQWLMKNMTLTLILSSIGLFLGLAVCLWFVFKYLNIKFDYLKVKEESTIKIAELKERLYIDPMTGLFNKAALIKDVSEYKYPKVILMDIDDFGKMNDYYGKYVCDQILKQMANLIKEFAKNENMKAYCIEADRFALVEDNNDFIDRYEELAENLLDIFKGRMLSIKDENGVEVDDIEIHNTIGFALDSDQTLRKATIALKSAKTLDKDYVCYFKGLSQKDEYANQIERSKLIQNATINDNIVPYFQPIFDEKKIPIKYECLIRILDRDDVISPSVFLDISKRIKRYADLEKQLIKKCFEHLTEDPNLVLSINLSSRDMIDGDVSALVLNLLNKHNVAGRIVFEIVEDEELKSAERVSVFIERAKSMGAMIAIDDFGSGYSNFSYIIKIKPDYVKIDGSIIKDIDINKDSYAIASAIVAFAKDLGIKTIAEYVHSKEIFNVCKEIGIDEFQGFYLGIPSKKAF; translated from the coding sequence ATGCCAGGCGACGAATCGCAAAAAAAGCACTTTAGTATGGTTAAAACCGTCACTTTGGTCGTGGTTTTGCTTTTTGCATTTTTCTTAACTGAAAATTTAACGATCTACTCGTATAAATACAACAACGCACTTTCTACAAACAACTTTGATCTCAAAAAAAAGACCGAGTACCTAACACATCAATATGTAAATTATCTTAAAAATATAAGTAAATTTAATATTATAGATTTTCAAAATTATATAACCGATAACGCTGTTGGCGATGTCTTTTTGCTAAAAGAAAATGGCAAAAACGGCTTTAAGATAGAGGCCTCTTCAGACAAAAGCCTCGTAAATAAAGACTACGAAGACAAGAGCTGTGGCGACATCTATTCGCATGATTTTCAAAAGGATTATTTCTGGGCTGAAATTTTGCCAGAAAACAGCGCCAAAGTATGTATGTTTGTCGCCGTGAACGACTATATTTTAGGCTTTAAAGCGCATATAGATCAAAGGATAACTGGCACTAGCGATCCATTTTATTTTCAGTGGCTGATGAAAAACATGACTCTTACTTTGATCTTAAGCTCGATCGGTCTATTTTTAGGGCTTGCGGTCTGTCTTTGGTTTGTATTTAAGTATCTAAACATCAAATTTGACTATCTAAAAGTAAAAGAAGAGAGCACTATTAAGATCGCTGAACTAAAAGAGAGGCTATACATCGATCCGATGACTGGACTTTTTAACAAGGCAGCACTCATAAAAGATGTGAGCGAGTATAAATATCCAAAAGTGATACTTATGGATATCGATGATTTTGGCAAGATGAACGACTACTACGGCAAATACGTGTGTGACCAGATACTAAAACAGATGGCAAATCTCATCAAAGAATTTGCAAAAAATGAGAATATGAAGGCTTATTGTATCGAGGCAGACAGGTTTGCTTTGGTTGAAGACAATAACGACTTTATCGACAGATACGAAGAGCTTGCTGAAAATTTACTAGATATCTTTAAAGGCAGGATGCTTAGCATAAAAGATGAAAATGGCGTAGAGGTTGATGATATAGAAATTCACAACACTATAGGCTTTGCGCTTGATAGCGACCAGACCTTAAGAAAGGCAACTATCGCGCTAAAATCAGCCAAAACTCTTGATAAAGACTATGTTTGCTACTTTAAAGGACTAAGTCAAAAAGATGAATACGCAAATCAGATCGAGCGCTCAAAGCTGATCCAAAACGCTACGATAAATGATAACATTGTGCCGTATTTTCAGCCGATATTTGACGAGAAAAAGATCCCTATAAAGTATGAATGCTTGATAAGAATTTTAGACCGCGACGACGTCATCTCGCCAAGCGTATTTTTGGATATCTCAAAGCGTATTAAGCGTTATGCAGACCTTGAAAAACAGCTCATTAAAAAGTGCTTTGAGCACCTCACTGAAGATCCAAATTTGGTTCTTTCTATAAATTTAAGCAGCCGAGATATGATAGATGGCGACGTTAGCGCACTTGTTTTAAATTTACTAAATAAGCACAATGTCGCTGGCAGGATAGTCTTTGAGATAGTTGAAGACGAGGAGCTAAAGAGTGCTGAGCGCGTCTCAGTCTTTATCGAGCGAGCAAAGAGCATGGGCGCTATGATAGCGATCGATGACTTTGGCTCTGGCTACTCAAATTTCTCTTACATCATAAAGATCAAGCCAGACTACGTGAAGATCGATGGCTCTATCATCAAAGATATCGATATCAATAAAGACTCATACGCCATCGCAAGCGCGATCGTGGCATTTGCAAAGGATCTTGGCATAAAAACGATCGCAGAGTATGTTCATTCTAAAGAAATCTTTAACGTCTGTAAGGAGATAGGCATCGACGAATTCCAGGGATTTTACTTGGGAATTCCTTCTAAAAAGGCGTTTTAG
- the dapE gene encoding succinyl-diaminopimelate desuccinylase: MVVGFLKELLSFRSITPDDAGSLEFIAKFLPDFEAKFIEKNGTKNLILSKIYGDGEHLAFAGHVDVVPPGDGWDSEPFSPLEKDGYIHARGAQDMKSGVAAFVCAAKDAKFNGKLSLILTSDEEGDGTYGTPLALEYLREIGDLPKFCVVAEPTCDKKFGDSIKVGRRGSINGKIVIKGVQGHVAYPEKCLNPVNLIAPLLTKIADHDMDGGSEFFSPSKIVVTDIRGGMQVCNVTPSELNIMFNVRNSNLTDANNVESYLRGVLKGLDYELSIKQSSKRFLTNKDSKIVRNLMASVTKITGVVPLLNTKGGTSDARHFSEFGVDAIEFGVINDRIHAKNERVSLDEVNKLYEVFKDLIENFKK; this comes from the coding sequence GTGGTAGTTGGCTTTTTAAAAGAGCTTTTAAGCTTTCGCTCTATCACGCCAGATGATGCAGGCAGTTTGGAGTTCATCGCCAAATTTTTGCCTGATTTTGAAGCTAAATTTATAGAAAAAAACGGCACTAAAAATCTCATACTTTCTAAAATTTATGGAGACGGCGAGCATCTAGCTTTTGCAGGACACGTCGATGTCGTGCCACCAGGCGATGGCTGGGATAGCGAGCCATTTAGCCCACTTGAAAAAGATGGCTACATCCATGCAAGGGGTGCTCAGGATATGAAAAGCGGCGTGGCTGCCTTTGTTTGTGCTGCTAAAGATGCAAAATTTAATGGCAAACTAAGCCTCATCTTAACAAGCGATGAAGAGGGCGATGGCACTTATGGCACGCCTTTGGCACTTGAATATCTGCGTGAGATAGGGGATCTGCCCAAATTTTGCGTCGTGGCTGAGCCAACTTGCGATAAGAAATTTGGCGATAGCATAAAGGTCGGCAGACGTGGCTCGATAAATGGCAAGATCGTGATAAAGGGCGTTCAAGGCCACGTGGCATACCCAGAAAAGTGCCTAAATCCAGTAAATTTGATAGCTCCACTTTTAACTAAGATAGCTGACCATGATATGGACGGAGGGAGCGAGTTTTTTAGCCCAAGCAAGATCGTGGTTACGGACATTCGTGGTGGCATGCAGGTTTGCAACGTCACGCCAAGCGAGCTTAACATAATGTTTAACGTTAGAAACTCAAATTTAACTGACGCAAATAACGTTGAGAGCTATCTTAGAGGTGTTTTAAAGGGCCTAGACTACGAGCTTAGCATAAAGCAAAGCTCAAAGAGATTTTTAACAAATAAAGATAGCAAGATCGTAAGAAATTTAATGGCCTCTGTCACAAAGATCACCGGCGTAGTGCCACTTTTAAACACAAAAGGCGGCACGAGCGACGCTAGGCACTTTTCTGAGTTTGGCGTAGATGCGATAGAATTTGGCGTCATAAACGACCGCATACACGCTAAAAACGAACGAGTGAGCCTTGATGAAGTAAATAAACTTTATGAAGTTTTTAAAGACCTTATAGAAAATTTCAAAAAATAA